The proteins below are encoded in one region of Methanosarcina barkeri 3:
- a CDS encoding phosphate-starvation-inducible PsiE family protein, with amino-acid sequence MDSIKLFKRVTDSISIIFLYILLLALVMGMVKTLLDIRLIIFESLESGFSQMVTSVLTVFIVIDLFKAFVDYQENDRIRLTDITDATIFIVLREIAVGLYSKEFGYEFILSLAALLFVLSIMRVLAIKYSPAKSRAPGSHTAVQSEGQPAKQGVSAVLDKFKAASESN; translated from the coding sequence ATGGATAGTATCAAATTATTTAAAAGAGTCACTGATAGCATCAGTATAATCTTTCTTTATATACTACTGCTGGCTTTAGTTATGGGAATGGTAAAGACCTTGCTGGATATCCGTCTCATTATTTTTGAGTCTCTCGAAAGCGGATTCAGTCAAATGGTAACAAGTGTACTGACGGTTTTTATTGTAATTGACCTTTTCAAAGCTTTTGTTGATTATCAGGAAAATGACAGGATCAGACTTACGGACATCACAGATGCCACGATATTTATAGTCCTGCGTGAAATCGCAGTCGGCCTTTATTCAAAGGAATTCGGATATGAATTTATTTTAAGTCTTGCGGCATTACTATTTGTACTCAGTATAATGAGAGTGCTTGCTATCAAATATTCTCCGGCAAAGTCTCGGGCTCCCGGATCTCATACCGCTGTACAGAGTGAAGGACAGCCTGCAAAGCAGGGCGTTAGTGCCGTCTTAGATAAATTCAAAGCTGCCTCCGAAAGTAATTAA